GTGTCACTAGATTGACTGGaggatttttttaatttccttttgtgtgtgtgtgtggtggtaGGAGTAGTAGCCAACAAACCCTTACTGATTCATAAGCAGAGAGTAATAGTTGAATATAAATGGGGCTTGTGGAATGAATTTCAAACAGGTGTATTCGACATTCTGCTAATGGATAACCTAAAAGAGTGACCAAAGTTTATAGCAATAAAGAAGTAAAGCCCATATACACATCTATTGGCAATcagtttattttaaaattttaatacATTGATGGAATCAAGATAAATGAGAGGAAATATTCTCCTAACACTCGCAGCATGAACTCACTGGTGGTAGAAGTAATCATGTAGATTCattcacaaaaagaaaagagaaaccTATAGCAAGAAAACATCTCTCAACGGTCACCAGAAAAAGCATTCCTGATAAAGCGACCAGACTAGTTGCTAGTTACCATTACCTGCAAGGGCTGTTGCTCTGTAGGACTAATGGAACTCGATCTGGCCTGGCAGTTCTGGCTCGATGAGTGAGCATGCAACCTTCTTCTGATAGTATGAATCTCACAATGTAGGAGTAGATATTTTACCTGAAATTTCATTCTTTTTCTGTCAACAAGTAGTCTAGTAAAAATGtgaaagtaaaatataaaaGCAGTGTATGATTATATACAAATATGCGTGGAACTTCTAATTTGTTGAGTTCCATAGCATGCTCCGGGCCACAACAATATCATCTTGTGCACAAAATATGAAAATAGCGTAATGTACCTATGAACCTGCGTTGGCGTGGCATGGACTTGTTGGACATGCCAATTTGTGGACCCTTGCTCTATAATTCCTTCCCTCTTTTCCATAGTCAGTCAGTTTTTCTATCTCATCAATCCATATTTTGCAATCATCAACCATAATGGAATCATGACAATTTAccaaaataatataaaaatagaGACGTGATAATCAGCTTCCATTGTCAGTTTCTTTTCTTATACTTTCTAACATGCCACAGAGATTAAAGAATTGGAAAACCCCTCTGCTTATTCTTTTTCTAACATAAACATGAGGGGAGCCCCCAGCTGTGTTTATCTGCTATTAAGGAAAAAAATACATGTACATTGGTTGACCTCTGTTAACACTAAGCATTAGAAATGTGACTCTTGCCAATATCGGTGTTTGACTTTTACAATTGTTCTAGCCCAGTGTGCATAAGCAACACTAATTCTTCAATCCCTTCTTCCAATATTGGAAGGGACGAGGACCCATTGTTGAAAGTAATATCATTCATTAAAAAGATTGACCAGCATGTAAGGATCAAAACCTCTCTGAAGAAGTGCTTTTCAAGGCGTTAACGATCCTCAGCCAATATGTCAAAAAGGGATATAGACAGGTCCCAACTGAAACCAGGAAAACACCAACAGTACTGCTGAAAGAGCATTGGAAGAAGAGATGAACTTTGGACCCTTCTTGAGATAAAGTGCAGGAGATACAGTGCAGTCATACAAGAGGACATTTTTCAGCCGAAGCAAGTAACATGTTCAATCTAACTTCAAAGAGAAGCCAGAAGAAGAGCTAGTGCTTTCTGTGGCAACATGATTTCATAACCAAGCAAAGTCTGGATCAACCATGGAAAGGTCCCACCAGCATGTTGTAAGATTGTTTGGAGGAGAAGATTTGATTTCCCCACAGATAGGACCAAATATCTTTGTCATCTTCAAAGAAAGTGAAGGCTTCTAGAATACTCTACAGATTTGTAAGTTTTGAGCTGAAGCTTCAATGGATAGGGGTCAAGAAAACCGATGATCATTGGTTTGCAATAGAAATTGCTGTGCcaaaagctttttttttcccaaaagaaAACAGTTGTCTAAAAGACCATTTCAGAACACCAAAATACACGGATCAAGCCAGAATCTTGCAGTAGCGCCATTTTCACTTTGCAAGGAGCAAGCATCCTAAAATTATTGAGAATAAACAGAAGATCCCACCACCAAAAGGAGCCCAATCGTCTGTCACCATGTGGAATTCAAATGTTAGATTATAAAGCTGTCTTACTGAGGGtgcctttggcagggcttcatGAATGGCTCCGGCACCAGCTTCTCtaggagccctaccaaacgcaCAAGTCAAAACCGGCTTCGCGTGCAAAGCCCATCCGAAGCCGCATGCCAATTTGTACTGGACGGCCGGAGCTGAAAATACCGGCTCCCCGCAGCTCCACCCCATCCATGCAAGCACTAATACCAAATTGCCCATCAAATCCACCGAAATCACACCCCAAAATGCCATCCCAACTCACTACCCTGCCACCTACCTCGCCTGCAGAGCAGCGCCGTGGCCGATAGCAtcgcgcggggcgcggcggtggaGTGCCGAGATGAGCTCAGCAATGGCATcgcgagggggcggcggggccgctgCCACCAACCAGCTACTCCCGTACACCGATTTCCACCGCAGACGAGCTCCCCATCTTCCAGACGACCGATTCCACCACGTCCCTATCTCATCCACTAGCTCCTGCGCCGCTGAGCTGAGCTCCAGGAGCTCGACCATGGCCGGCTAGGAACAGAGAGCAGAACGCTCTCTTCTTATCCACTCCTCATTCTCTCTCACCCGTGCCTGTCTTGGGCCTAAAAGGCTGTAATTCTATAATCGGCCTGTTCGGTAGTGCTGGCTGCACAGCtgcagtgctgctgctgctgcagcccgCGTTCATCACAGCGAGTGGCTGACgcgctgggctgggctgggctgctgCTGTGCAGCCAGCACTACCGAACAGGCTGAATATGGACCAGTGTGCTCTGTGGTCCAATAACTCAGCTAGACAAATTATTTGTTAATCTAGAGTTCCTATTCTTATTTTTCATTTAACAGGGCAAACATAAAACTCATATATGTACAAGTAAGGGTATTGGACATTTGAACTCTTCCATCTATTTATAAAAGATAGAAGAAACCGTTCTGCCAAACATTTTTTAAAACGGCTTCAACTCCACCACAGAAGCTGCTCCACCGGAGGAGCCACAGCCGGAGCTGTTTCAGCCAtagccggagccctgccaaacgagGCCTGAGGCTGACCCAAGGAAGAGCATGGCAATAATATAAGTTGTGGAGATATTTTAAGATTAGAGACACATTTGGAACTCTTAAATTTAGGATACCCCAGCCAACATGAgattttgatctgaacacttaTTGTATTGGAACACCATTTGCAATCGAATAGAATCAGCACAATACTAAACATTTGATAACAAGTAGTAATGCATTCATGCTTTCTAATTACGCAGTTTACAGCTAAGAATAGTGCAGATGAGCAGAAGGACCTTTAGTTAATGTTGATGCATTCAACCTCAGAATTTGATCTTGCGTAGGCCAACATCAATATAAGCTTGGGAGCACCCAAACCTGCTTTCTTACAGCATCTAACTCTGGTGCACCATGGTAGTCAATAGTGACGAGTTCACAAGTGTTGTCAACTAACAAGTACTCACTCCAACCCGCAGCCTGTGGCAGAGCTTCATATATGCAATCCCCACGAATTCCAGGTGAATCTGGACCAAGCCAAGCATCAAAGCCATTTCCAGATACGAAAAGCGTCCGCCTTCCCAGGCTCATAGCCCTCACCCACCTTTGCTCCCCAGGTTCCCATCGGAAAACCTTATACTGCGGCTTGACCAACCCCTTGAAGATGAGTAAGGGCTCACCAGCACACTCCCCAAGTATGAAATCCGTGCTTTCCATCCAAGCATTTCTGACATGGTCACTGACTTCCCCTCCAAGCAGCTTTAACTCAACCTTATCGTCCCTCAGCTCCGCGATAGCGAGCTGGCAGGTGTTGAGGAGCGCATAGAGGACGCCATTGGCAGCGAGCATGCCGACCATCATGTAGAGGCCACGAACGCCGCTTCTGAGGCGGCAACATGCCTCCCGCCATCGGCCATCCCCGAGGCGGCAGTACCGGACCCACCCGGGGGCGATGAGGAAGACGAGGTCCCCGGCGAGGACTGCGCGGGAGAACAGGAAGGGGGTGTCGGGGACGAAGACCCGCTCGCCGGAGAGGAGGTGGGTGACGGAGAGCTCGTGGGCAAAGTAGTCGAAGGTGACGACGCGGGCGCCGTcggaggcgacgacggcgcTGGGAAGAGGGGGAGTGGGCGCGCGGAagcgcaggaggcggcggcgcgggaggtggACGAGGGCGAGTGAGCGCCGGGAGGACGCGTGGTGGGGCACGAGGAGGTGCGGGGGCTGGGAGGCGAGGACGGCGCGGGAGGGGGGCAGCACGGCACGGTAGGAGCGGCAGGTGGAGCGGAGGGCGAAGAAGTCCTGGAGGGTCGTCAGGTGCCGCGCGATGTCCGGGATGAGCTCCGCCGGTAGGTACGGCgcagcggcggtggggcggTTGTCCGCGGCCATCTGTCTGCTGGGAGGTATCGGCGGCGTTGTGGTGAGtcggggggccggcggcggaggcccggAATGTCCCGGCGATCTGATTCTGGGGTGATTATCCTGTTGGCGTGGCAATAATGTAATTTGTTATAGGAATGGGAATTGTAGACCTCGGAAATTTTTCTCGTGGCAAGGCACTTGCGAGATGACGGTTTTTTTCGAAGACACCCAGACGACTAGACGACGGCAGACGACGATTTGATTTGCAATTCATTAAGCTATccgattttttatttatatttactTGCAGAAATGCTCATGCATTGCTACGGGTCTTTATTAGCTCTCATGTCATTATTTGCTTCTTCCTGATATGTTAGtttcgcttcacaatatgttggtgcgtTGTTTCTGgtagtcctctctttgcaagtacAGTAGTAGAAAATATTTTTGGGTGGTTTGATGTCAGCTATTTATTACGTGGGATCCACACATGCAACTCGTGCTTTCCGACGGAAGCAGAGGCAGGCACAACTCTAAGTGGCGTACCGCGGTTCGGAGTCCAATTGCCGCGGTAAAAGGCGACCTACAATGGGAGCGGCGTCAAAATGTatgacgacgatgatggtgCAACCGTTGTTGTGTCCGGAAATAGAAATAAAGCTAAGGATGGGAATGATTAAATTTGAAGGCtgtattttttaatacaaacttttgcatacaatcttggatgaatacaaacttcaTACAAAATTTAGAGCTCGATGAGATattaaactttgtagttgacaacttttccATTCGAGATCGTTTAGTAGTCCGAAAATGTGTTATAAGTTCAGAAAAGAAACACATTTGCCACGTTATCAATCCACGACTCCAAAACCGAACGTTCCTATTGGCCGAACTCTCCTCGCACCCTTCCCTCTCAACCAGCCAACCTTatttcctccttctctctcttctctcccacctctccGGCACGCCCCCGCGAAGGAGCCCTGGCGGCTGGCGCGGCCACCTCGGCCTGACGCCGGTGGCCACCCTGGCCCCGaccccgcggcggaggcggccggcgtggcCACCAGCGGCGCTTGTAGTCGGCCGGCTCGAGCTCCACGACGGCGACAGACAGCGCAGCCCAGGCGAGGCTAGCCGGCTCGACCCCGGCACGGGTGGCCCCGACCCCAGTGTCGAGGCTGGCTGGTGCGGGCAGCTCCACCTCcacaattgcagtaaagtttgaGGACTTTTGGCAAAATCGTCAAGACATATTCCAAGGGTCGCgagttgattacgaaaaagttgagaattgttttgcaaaataaccacgatggttggaagaaacaaccgcactttaatattaggtagagatagaGATTACGAAAAatactaattttattttttattttgaaggttaactatacaaatttgtattgtTATTTTATTTACAGTAATGCTAGGGTGTAGGATACGCTTCTTGACTAGTCTCAGAAAATATCTTACGattatatactctcatgtgtgTCCTTAGATCTTGCTACAGTACATACTTTGTTTGCATATATACCCTGCGTAGGCTAGTCAATCTATGCCACGCTATCGGTTCAATAGCCATGTCTATGGTGGCTTCAACCCTGGTCACAATAGCTCGGgatggctggagtgttgttaacaactAGTCAGGTTGACGCACGATGCGCGTCTATACAAATGTTAACATGAAATAACGATGAAATGCAAATTTGTTATGTTATTGTGCTCAATCCAATATTAAATTCAAACAATTGTTTTTATCACAATGGTCGTCTGTATAACTTTTTTCTTAGGAATTCATTGACATTTGCGTGTTACTAGAAATAGCTAATGGATTGACGTGCTATGTTACACTGATTCTTGGTTTTGTTAGAGGTAAAAGATGAAATTAGTAATGAATGAATAATTCCATCATATTTTTTGAATTTATGAACTgaaagcaaaataaaaaaagtattgGAGCTATCACATATGAACATAGTATACAAAGTTTAGTTATTGTTTTCATACATAGggaaaattaaatatattttatacttTCCATACAATATAACTACAAATGATAGAAAAAACCGCCATCGATCATTTTTATCAACAGTGCCGTGGGTACCACCAAATGGGCCCCACTAAACAGTGTGTGGGTCCCATGCGGATCACACCTGAATGTGAGTAGGTCCCACCTAAATAGTGTGCGGGTCCCACATGGGTCCAACCTGAACAATATGTGGGTCCCACGTGGGGTCAAAATTCATGAGGGAGCTCGAAACCTAGGAACTttagtatatgtatatatgcaaGGTGGTGTGCTTGGGTTGTTTAGCTTCGTTGGATATGGGTTTGCCCCAcgggttgctaggggtaggcaGCAGGTGGTGACGGCCCTGTCCATCCTTCGTGATCCCTCATGTTCGGGTACGCCGTAGGAGTTTGAAAATTAGGTGTAACTACGCTGGCAGACCAGTAGGGTACTGTCTTCCTAtagtgcctgggtgcatagaaCTAAGTCCTATACAATGTGTGTATGTTTACTCTTATgtgatctgtgcagtatatagtgAGTACAACCTTGTCACAACCCAGAGAGGGATAATTTCACTAAGTGGTTGTATGATCTCGATTTCCAAGATGATGATCTTTGCCTATTAGTTGGGGATTTCAATTTCTAGAGATCAACTGCTAATAGAAACATGCTTGGGGCAATCACAATGATATCATTATATTCAACAATATCATCAGTCATCTTGGACTTATTGAACTCCCCCTTAAAGGGAGATCTTACACATGGAGTAATATGCAAGATCAACCTCTCTTAGAGCAGATAGACTTGTTCTTCACAACCCTTGCTTGGACAACAGCTTTTCCTAACACTTTGGTTTTGCCTCTTGCGAAGATAACTTCAGATCACCTGCCATgcaaaatacaaatacaaacaagCATTCCAAGATCAGATATATTtagatttgaaaattattggCCTCTACAACCAGGCTTCAAGGATCTGGTTCTTGATAGTTGGATGAAACTAACACCAATTCTAGATTGTGCTAGAAGTATCACTCGAAAGTTGAAGCAGCTGAGGGACAGCATCAGAGTCTGGGATAGAACTAAAGCTTCCCTAAGAAAACTCATACAGAATTACAATCAGGTAATCCTCTTCATGGATTGGCTAGAGGATTTCAAAAGATTATTTCCCTGTGAGAAGACTTTTAGAAATATAATGAAAGTGCACATGCAAAAGCTGCTTCACTATCAAAATTTGTATTGGAAAAAGCGGTTTACAGAGAGAAGTGTGAAATTTGGCGATGAAAACACAAAATTCTTTCATGCAATGGCTTCTGAAAGATATAGGCAAAATACAAATGCACAGATACAAGACAAG
This portion of the Setaria viridis chromosome 7, Setaria_viridis_v4.0, whole genome shotgun sequence genome encodes:
- the LOC117863644 gene encoding uncharacterized protein — encoded protein: MAADNRPTAAAPYLPAELIPDIARHLTTLQDFFALRSTCRSYRAVLPPSRAVLASQPPHLLVPHHASSRRSLALVHLPRRRLLRFRAPTPPLPSAVVASDGARVVTFDYFAHELSVTHLLSGERVFVPDTPFLFSRAVLAGDLVFLIAPGWVRYCRLGDGRWREACCRLRSGVRGLYMMVGMLAANGVLYALLNTCQLAIAELRDDKVELKLLGGEVSDHVRNAWMESTDFILGECAGEPLLIFKGLVKPQYKVFRWEPGEQRWVRAMSLGRRTLFVSGNGFDAWLGPDSPGIRGDCIYEALPQAAGWSEYLLVDNTCELVTIDYHGAPELDAVRKQVWVLPSLY